In Scylla paramamosain isolate STU-SP2022 chromosome 8, ASM3559412v1, whole genome shotgun sequence, the sequence TGGGGAAGATAAATCATATTTCAAATATGAGTAATGTTCAGAATTGAGGACATTTGGTGAGATGAGGATATCTTTCTTCCTGCAATTCATAgaactacattaaaaaaaaaaaagtattgtatttcttagagtttttgagtattatatatgtataacaCTTTATATATACAGTAGTTATGAAGTTTTAACAAATTTCTAAAACATCTCAGAGTatgataaagaatgaaaataactgGTACTTCTGAGAGAGACAGCTTCTAGGCTGGTGAAATGCAAAACATTATGCACTgtaagaagacaaggaaggaagtgtgCATTATAAGTATTATATATCTGAGAAGTAGTCTGAAAATCTTACTGTTGTAGCTGTCTATTTTCAAACAATACTTCATGACAGAACTGTATTATGTATATGCATATTTTTTAATAGTTTGATGTACTCATACATATACAACTTACCGCCAGTTCATGAATGCATTGGTGCAGATATGAGGAACAAGGATAGTTGTGAAGTAAACATCAACAAGTTTTGGATGGCATGCTGTGGTCAGGCTGAGCTGGGCACCATAACACAGAGCCATCAGACCAAAGGTGAGCCCAGTTACAAACCAGCGGTCATTCACACAGCTGATGCAGGTGTCCAGCCTGAAGAAAAAAGTGTCATTTCACTAaatatttactcatttttaACTGAAGGCACATATATATCAAACTTACTATCTCTAGTACTTCCTTAAGacatagaaatgaaaaaagaatgaagtaagAATCTCTATTGGAACTTTCTACTCCTCATGGCTCAAGAATTAAGCAGAAGGATTTTCTGAtatgttaattttattttcttattcatcatcctacatttttgcatgctatttcaaatgatgcaaaaaataaaagcttaGGAAGAGAAGTTTGTAATACAATCAAGTAATTTAATAAAACAAGTTGAAGTCTAATAAACAAGTGAGGGAAGTATATGAATTAATATCAATCAAAGGGGGACTCACCACACACAATGGTGATCCCGCAGCAGGAAGCAGGTGTCACACTTGTAGCAGTGGGAGGCTTGGCGTGGCACCTGCTGCTGACACTCTCCACAAATCCTCCATGCTCCTGACTCAAAGATCTCACTTTCCTCACTGCCCTCTTTGCTCTTAGACTCAAAGCCAGGACAAGTGGTGGCACGGACAAGGTACATGCACGTACATGACACACAAACTAGCGACATGAATGCAAAATTCTCCAGTGCATTGATTTTAAGCTCGGCAATGACCTGAGTATAGtatataaagagaagagaaatgagagacacAATAagccaagaaaaataaaatcgtgatcttggatttttttttaacagagatttgtctcttttatatatctGAGCATTCTGCGTAACCACTGTGTTCTTGATGGATTGATGTATGACAAGCATGAGTGATGGTAAGATGAAACTGTATGTCACTATAGTAAGAGTCCAAGAAAAGCTCCCAAGAAAGATGGTGaagaacacacaacacaaggcaGCAGCAACATCCAGTGGCACCTTCTTTGCCCCGCCAGGCCAGGGTATCCTCAGGCGGTCACCAACTGTGTCCATGATCTTGTCAATGTTATGTTGCTGAAGTGATTGCCTTGTGAAAACTCTGTAAGAAAAGCAGAACAGCATTACTGATACAGAAGTGGTGTATGTAATAAAAATCAACAATTCATGACGGTTAAAAATTTGAATAATCTTACTTTATATGCCATATTTATCTATGAAATATTAGTTAAACCAATTAATCTTATGTAAAGGTTTGTCTGCCTTGTTGTCAATAAATTattgagaaaaacaaaagaaggcaCACATGAAACTGAAATCATCAAGATAATCCATCTTTGTGTGCacttaagaaaatataaatggaaactaacatattttttttctctattttttatcatatttatcattttatcaaGAAGGAATGCATGAAGTTTACAGAGTCTTTGTTGAAGCATTTACACCTTCAGAGAATAAACTGTGACATCTATCTATCATGTAGGACAAAAGAGAGAAGCTGCAGCTGTAAACTGAGCATACTGGCTGTCAAaatagaagggagaggatgaagctGAATAGCTCAGTACAACACACTGCAAATATGTGCAAGAAATTGTGGAAGAAACTTGGGAAGGAACAACATGATAGGAGCATGCCACAGGAATGTTAGGTACAGTCATGTGTCATGCAAGTTCAACTGTTAtactcttctgtttccttttttatctcatgtattttttttttacctgcacTGTAAGCTTCATTACAAAATCTTCCTGAAGTAATCATTGTGTTCCAATACcagtttctcctttttattacaTGTACTGTACATCATCTGACAAACCTGTTATCTatcccattttgtaatttttttcttctagacattttcacttttttcccctgaGTAGACCAACATGATTATGGTATTAGTAGgaataagaattaaaaaaaaagcaaggaataCTGGTGCACAAATACTTTATAAGCACTTCCACATCAGTCTGTGCATTACAAAGTACCCAAGTACACATGATATAAATACATCCACCACACACTGCAATGGCCACCTTAGAGGAAAAGCACTTACTTGAGTTCTGTGCAGTGCTGGGTGTTAGATCATTCATGTAAGAAAGCATAAGAAAACTGCCATTCTCAGCATATACTTCACTGTAAAACTTTCTGTGTATGCTTGCAAAACTCACAGCACTCATATGGTATGCTATGTTCATTATACATACATTAATTTAGAGATAATTATCAGGTGAAACCACTGAATCACCTCTCAAATGCCTCGTCAATGGCCTCACAGTCGCACAGAACCGCCAGGAGGTGGGACCGCTGATTGTTCTCGTTGATGTACTCACAACAGCACAGGGCAGAATCATCATATTTAACCTGTTGACAGGAAAAGCACTAATAATTGCAGAAAACACATCCAGTACCAATTAGGGATTAATAAACACATAACATCTAACCTTATCCTCGTGATCAGAGATACTTATTTCTTACTTATTTGCAGATTACAATTGCAATTTCATCATCAGGTCAAGTTTCTTTCGTACAGTCAATAGATGGATTGGATCACATGGTTAGCGAGGGGATTGTATCATATGTGGTCTTTAAGGGCTTGGATTGTGTATGGTTGTGAGGTGCATTGGATCAAGCATATATGGTCAAGCAATCAGTGTAAGTGTTCACTAAACAACCTTAGATCATAATATTGCTAAATAATCACTTAGCAATTCTTAACATGCCAATCCATATCAGCCAACAGAATACTCAGAATAACAAAATCTGCAAATTCAAACAAGTATGGACTTAGTTTCTGAAGGATGTGAGTTCAATAATAACTGATACTCTTAAGCTATAGGTAAAAATTGAGGGACTCCACCTCCCACTCTTCCTAGCcaggttaggctaacctaacctagcctaaccaacctcaccttacctaatctaacttaaccttacctaacataaccaaacctaacaacctaatctaaccaaatcaaacctaacctaacctaattaaaagTTGACTGCCCACCAAAATTGCCACAGATGTTAAGTGGGGCATGTATCCTGTTGATATCCAAAAATTAAACATATCAGTTGGGAGCAACTATTCTGCACATTAACCAAAACATAGTCTTTCTAGCCTTAGTGGGACTTTTATAGAAACCTCGTCACTACAATGGATGGGGTAAGTCCAACTCAGACCATCTCCAACATGAACCATTCTTAAATACCAACTCGGACCATTCCGGATGACCAACTCTGGCTATTTTTATTACAAACTTGAATCATCGTTTATTCCAACTCAAAATCCAAACCTTAGGTGAATCATCCAAAtcatcttctcatcttcacttATGTCCACCCCGGGTTTCATTTCTAGACCATAGTAAACACATCATGAACAAGTGTTTGGTGTGCCTCAACACAGTGCATCCCCAACAGGTGAGATTACAGCTTTCTGTGCAGTTTTCCTGTCTTCTTAGTATATTACAGAAATTTAACGTGTAAATTAATATGAACTCTACAGAAATTATGTTCTAGCATTTGGCTATTTCATCAAATAAGCCTTTTGCATACTCTAATTTATgttcatcttattatttttaccttttattctatttatctatatctggTCCTAGTTTACCCAGCAGCCTGGCCTCTATAACTCAGCCCAGTCAAGCAAGTAGAGAAGGATGTGCATATTAGTGTAGCTCAAATCTGCTGATACGCTAGCCCATTGTAAGTAGTGTTAGTTACGTGCTGTAAGTAACAACGAAATGCTGCTGTCAAGAATATCAGAAAAATTGTAATCTATGATCATCCCTACTGTGGTCTAGAGGAGAGTAAAATTACCGGTCATCTTATTAAGCTTACTTCCTATTGTCCCTTACTTATTTTACCTTATGAACCATGATTCTGGCCGTGCTTAGGGTTGAGTTCCAGAGTTCTACACTACCATCTGACAGGAGAACTCATGAACTTCACACCATCCTGTCTTTTGTCTTCCGAGGAAAtggtaaacaacaacaatcacagtGGTGCCGCTTCTTCCTCgcaggtggtgggtggtgaatGTTATTACTGCCTTATTTACCAGCCTGACTTTCCTGATGCTGCGTATATTTAGTGAGATAgattcaaatatatatatgaaaaaaatacatgcgaAGATAAGAAGTGTTATAGGGGATGACATGTAGATCAGGCGAAATTCGAAACACAGGACTGATAAATTATTTACAAACCCCTCAAACTTCTATCATCCTATTTAAACTTAATAAAGCGAAATAAAAACAGGTCTAAGCTAAAAGACGCTAAAACCAGAGGTGCTGGGGGATGACAGATTGATGGGCCGAAACAGGAAACATGGCACCACTGTCCCGCCATTTTACAGCCCGACCATCCCGACTTGTCCCTCATGGATGTAGATTTTTGGACTCCCTAGCGCTTCTCTGAGGTAAGACCCGGTACAGACTCATGCCAAATATCCAGGAAAGTACCGTCCAATCAGAGGAAGCGATGTAGTAATGACAGAGAAGAGAACAAGGTGGTTAAGTATTTGGGTTGCTGGATATTTGGGTTGGCATTCCTGTGTTGGCGTGATGGCAGGCAACCACAGGGGGGCTGGCACTGTACCCTGGGGCAGACGCACACCGGGGACGTTGGTGTGACATGGATATAATGGTGTAGACGACTGGTGCGTCCTGGGTCATGTGTGGGGGAGGTGATGGCGTGAGGTCAGGCTTAGGGCGTCCCTCTCCCCACCTCAAGGGCTGACGGCTGACTGTGCAGGGTACGTGGTGCGGTGTCTTGTGGTGGTGCCCTGTGCTGTTTAGAGGACTGGAGGGAGGCGTGGTGTGCTGCTGTGCGAGGGTGCGA encodes:
- the LOC135103018 gene encoding palmitoyltransferase ZDHHC23-like isoform X1, giving the protein MVHKVKYDDSALCCCEYINENNQRSHLLAVLCDCEAIDEAFERVFTRQSLQQHNIDKIMDTVGDRLRIPWPGGAKKVPLDVAAALCCVFFTIFLGSFSWTLTIVTYSFILPSLMLVIHQSIKNTVVTQNAQIYKRDKSLLKKNPRSRFYFSWLIVSLISLLFIYYTQVIAELKINALENFAFMSLVCVSCTCMYLVRATTCPGFESKSKEGSEESEIFESGAWRICGECQQQVPRQASHCYKCDTCFLLRDHHCVWLDTCISCVNDRWFVTGLTFGLMALCYGAQLSLTTACHPKLVDVYFTTILVPHICTNAFMNWRYSLSASAACYSIFLAVFVSVALVQQVVCMLWGVRLREFRYRHSQSRSGGCSVKQPFENCFRFWWRS
- the LOC135103018 gene encoding palmitoyltransferase ZDHHC23-like isoform X2 → MDTVGDRLRIPWPGGAKKVPLDVAAALCCVFFTIFLGSFSWTLTIVTYSFILPSLMLVIHQSIKNTVVTQNAQIYKRDKSLLKKNPRSRFYFSWLIVSLISLLFIYYTQVIAELKINALENFAFMSLVCVSCTCMYLVRATTCPGFESKSKEGSEESEIFESGAWRICGECQQQVPRQASHCYKCDTCFLLRDHHCVWLDTCISCVNDRWFVTGLTFGLMALCYGAQLSLTTACHPKLVDVYFTTILVPHICTNAFMNWRYSLSASAACYSIFLAVFVSVALVQQVVCMLWGVRLREFRYRHSQSRSGGCSVKQPFENCFRFWWRS